In one window of Chryseobacterium sp. JV274 DNA:
- the dnaN gene encoding DNA polymerase III subunit beta produces the protein MKFIISSGELQKALQTVSGVISSSQSRPILENYLFELDGNNVTITASDGETTLVTSLEVKSDDTGKFAVPAKIFQDFIKTYGEQPLTFVVKDNAEGTGSQLEILDEKDNFAVALDNADDYPELPEFDASQSVTMPAGVLSEALTNTLFATSNDSLRPVMTGVLFQFGENETNFVSTDSHRLVVYKRADLMNAEPMEFIMPKKPLNIFKNILASSNEDVTIDFNENMAKFTFDKHIWICRLIDGKYPNYTAVIPKENPNVLTINRNLLLGAIKRASIMSNKSTNQVRFKLSGNILHLHAEDTEYANKADMQIPCDYNGEDINIGFSSKFLTEMLTILGSDDITMKMSQPNRPGIIEPLDGLEENENILMLSMPVIGL, from the coding sequence ATGAAATTTATTATTTCAAGTGGTGAACTGCAGAAGGCGTTGCAAACTGTAAGTGGCGTAATATCAAGCTCTCAATCGAGACCGATTTTAGAAAACTATCTTTTTGAATTAGACGGAAATAATGTTACCATTACAGCATCTGACGGCGAGACAACTCTTGTTACTTCTCTGGAAGTAAAGTCTGATGATACAGGTAAATTTGCTGTTCCTGCTAAAATTTTTCAGGATTTTATCAAGACATATGGCGAACAGCCTCTGACATTTGTTGTAAAAGACAATGCCGAAGGTACGGGAAGCCAGCTTGAGATTTTAGATGAAAAAGATAATTTCGCAGTAGCATTAGACAATGCTGATGATTATCCTGAATTGCCGGAATTTGACGCTTCACAAAGTGTTACAATGCCAGCTGGAGTTTTGTCTGAAGCTTTGACGAATACCCTATTTGCTACAAGTAATGATTCTCTTCGTCCGGTAATGACAGGAGTTCTTTTCCAGTTTGGAGAAAACGAAACCAATTTCGTATCTACAGACTCCCACAGATTGGTGGTATACAAAAGAGCTGATCTGATGAATGCTGAGCCGATGGAGTTTATCATGCCTAAAAAGCCTCTTAACATTTTCAAAAATATCCTGGCAAGTTCCAACGAAGACGTTACGATTGACTTCAATGAGAATATGGCCAAGTTTACTTTTGATAAACATATCTGGATCTGTAGACTGATCGATGGTAAATATCCAAACTATACAGCGGTAATTCCAAAGGAAAATCCAAATGTATTGACGATCAACAGAAACCTTTTATTAGGAGCGATCAAAAGAGCATCTATCATGTCCAACAAATCTACCAATCAGGTAAGATTCAAGCTTTCCGGAAATATTCTTCACCTTCATGCAGAAGATACTGAATATGCAAACAAAGCAGACATGCAGATTCCTTGTGACTACAACGGAGAAGATATCAATATCGGATTCAGCTCTAAATTTTTAACTGAAATGCTGACGATTTTAGGATCTGACGATATCACTATGAAAATGTCTCAACCTAACAGACCAGGGATCATTGAACCACTTGACGGTCTTGAAGAAAATGAAAATATCCTAATGTTATCAATGCCGGTTATCGGGTTGTAA
- a CDS encoding M23 family peptidase: MKKITILIVLLPSIALFSQNTIKVYHEKKGDTLSLYADNQAIYPMSLVFAGVPEVENMKIPKPFKTTQVIPAKSVKNKIGFFVVADKMKSWKVKNIPGYMMYIGDVTLKNYDKDYHYDLPFKKGRSFNIYQGYNGTFSHQNENSLDFTMPEGTEVVAARDGLVTDLVSTSNIGCPTRSCVDKANYITILHPDGTFA, from the coding sequence ATGAAAAAAATAACAATTCTTATTGTACTACTACCATCTATTGCTTTATTTTCACAAAATACTATTAAGGTTTATCATGAAAAAAAAGGGGATACTTTAAGCCTTTATGCGGATAATCAGGCAATTTATCCAATGTCCTTAGTGTTTGCAGGAGTTCCGGAAGTAGAGAATATGAAAATTCCTAAACCTTTTAAAACAACTCAGGTGATTCCTGCAAAATCGGTGAAAAATAAGATAGGCTTTTTTGTTGTTGCAGACAAAATGAAAAGCTGGAAGGTGAAAAATATCCCAGGTTATATGATGTATATCGGAGATGTTACATTAAAAAATTACGATAAAGATTATCACTATGATTTACCTTTTAAAAAGGGCAGATCATTTAATATTTATCAAGGATATAATGGAACTTTCTCGCATCAGAATGAAAATTCTTTAGATTTTACAATGCCCGAGGGAACCGAAGTCGTTGCTGCGAGAGACGGACTTGTAACAGATCTGGTAAGTACCAGTAATATTGGATGTCCAACAAGAAGTTGTGTAGATAAAGCAAATTATATCACTATTTTACATCCGGACGGAACCTTTGCATAA